In the Ptychodera flava strain L36383 chromosome 1, AS_Pfla_20210202, whole genome shotgun sequence genome, TATTGAGAAGaaagaaacagaaaatattatatatttcttTGACATATATGAAAGTGTTCCCGTCGTAACACTGGCAAAGTGTTGACCCGAATGAAAttagttttgtactttgtccacGTTGCCAGCAAAGTATGTTGACGGAGAGGAGAAAATGCGGCATAGTCAAAACAGATGTTAGGTTACATGAATTGATATCATATGGCTTCTCcaacaacacaaacaaatgaTAAATCTGTGTACGAACGATGttattacatatttatttttccgAAACTAAACTGCACTGAACGAttgacaatgaaggaaaaaaataatttacactgAAAGTtcataattaaaatattttaattatcaTTTATCATGTGAGAATTTAATCTTTGCAAATTATTTACTCACAGACAATCACAGTGAAGTTGCAAGTGTCTTCATTTCCAAATGCGTCAGTGATCGTACAGGTAATTATATGAGTACCAACACCGAGTGGTGTTCCTGATGGTGTGTCACATGTCACTGAGGCATTGGCTGTATTTGCATTCGGTGATGGTGTTGTGTAAATGACAGACACTTGGCCATCAGCAGAGTCAGCTACAAACTCCATGTCTTCAGGACAGGAAATATCTGGAGGTGCATCTGTATTGAGAAGaaagaaacagaaaatattatatatttcttTGACATATATGAAAGTGTTCCCGTCGTAACACTGGCAAAGTGTTGACcgaatgaaattaattttgtacTTTGTCCACGTTGCCAGAAAGTATGTTGACGGAGAGGAGAAAATGCGGCATAGTCAAAACAGATGTAAGGTTACATGAATTGATATCATATGGCTTCTCcaacaacacaaacaaatgaTAAATCTGTCGTACGAACGATGttatacatatttatttttccgAAAATAAACTGCACTGAACGAttgacaatgaaggaaaaaaataattacactgAAAGTTCAtggttaaaatattttaattgtcaTTTATCATGTGAGAATTTTATCTTTGCAAATTATTACTCACAGACAATCACAGTGAAGTTGCAAGTGTCTTCATTTCCAAATGCGTCAGTGATCGTACAGGTAATTATATGAGTACCAACACCGAGTGGTGTTCTGATGGTGTGTCACATGTCACTGAGGCATTGGCTGTATTTGCATTTGTGATGGTGTTGTGTAAATGACAGACACTTGGCCATCAGCAGAGTCAGCTACAAACTCCATGTCTTCAGGACAGGAAATATCCGGTGGTGCATCTGATCGTAGAAGAAACAAGTATTGGTCAATTTTACCCAAATAAAAAAGAGAAACATTTTAAAAGGATCGCCATTACgaaaatataattaaaacagaaaaacaaaatgaccatAAAGTTCAGTGTTTACAACAATTTTTATGCTTGTtttgacaacaaatttacaCTAAACAATTTACAATATTAATGCATTTCATGGACCCATGTGAAAAATGCCAGTGTTTGTGAAACATCTGTCTCAGTGCATCACAAGTTCAATGTATATTGCGAAATATAACTTGAACAATCACGGACATTACAGTATGACGTAAATGTCACTACTTGCTGAAGGCACACGGCCACTGCCTAATGCCTTATTTACTGTGATAAATATGTCGTCAATATACATTATTATTGTGAAATACACTTCTGACGTAAACACAGTGGCATGTGTAACGCCCTCCCTTGTAGAGAttttgtagagattttatctcggagcgtccctcacgtggccaaggcatGTGAAGGTTAATTCAAAATCGTACGAGAAGGGGATGGGAGATAGTGTGatacttttaataaattattGGTAGAAGTTGAATGAGAACAATCAAgtacgggatattccatggtgtgatcttatttaatcttaagaaacaatcaaagacggGGGGGATTTTCACTTGAGGACCattggatgatgatgataatttttgTAGTTATGTAAGTTTAGGAAAGGTATATAGGTTTTTAGATTATGTACACTAGGCAGACATACAAATCAGAACTAAAGACGAGGCGTGTCACGAGCCATCTCGAATAGTGCtacaatcaacattttggtgactGATAAACCAACTCATAATTCCCCCAACTACGAGCGTGACATATGCATTAAATTTCTGACGTACACCATATACTTACAAATAGTAACCGTGAAGTTGCAAGTGTCTTCATTTCCAAAGACGTCAGTGATCGTACAGGTAATTATATGAGTACCAACACCGAGTGGTGTTCCTGATGGTGTGTCACATGTCACTGAGGCATTGGCTGTATTTGCATTTGGTGATGGTGTTGTGTAAATGACAGACACTTGGCCATCAGCAGAGTCAGCTACAAACTCCATGTCTTCAGGACAGGAAATATCCGGTGGTGCATCTTAATggaagaaaaattttaaactgatGATGCTATTCTGTCTAATATCTAAAAATCTATCAACACAGtaatattagatatttaaaCTCCAtcaagatattcaatgttaaaaatgaaagaataatatTAACAAGTACTTACAAACGATAACAGTAAAAGAGCACGTATCTTCATTTCCAAAGGCGTCTGTGATGATACATGTGATATTATAAGTACCAACGCCCAATAGCGTTCCAGATGGGATGTCACATGTCACTTTAGTACCTGGTTTGTCTTGACTTGGCGTTGGTGGTGTGTAAGTGACATACACTTGGCCGTCGGCTGCATCAGCTACAAACTCCAAGTCATCCGGACATGAGATTTCTGGAGGAGGACCTGTAAGCAAAAGCGAAATTAAGCAGGCAACAAGATAGATAATCATTTAAATCAGAGTGACAACGGATCTTGCACAGATAAAGTCCAACTAATTGAGGAAACAGTACTATCATTTCACTACCTTAAAGGTGTGATCATCAAGTGAGACTATTGGGATCTTGTGGGAACACATCAACTAAGAAGCATAGCAGAGTCTGGGAAGAATCGAGATTATTCCACTTATTCATGAATTTAATTTCTATCCGTAATAAAGGACAAGGGACGTTGGAATATAGCAAAAAATTTTAGCATTCAGTGTAATGTTTTAAAAAGAAGCACTGTTCGGGAGCAAGGCATGAGGGAAAGAATGTGCCAGTTCATGTATATTGTATTCATGTACTTCCGACATCTGTACTTACAAACAATCACAGTGAAGTTGCAAGTGTCTTCATTTCCAAAGGCGTCAGTGATCGTACAGGTAATTATATGAGTACCAACACGAGTGGTGTTCCTGATGGTTTGTCACATGTCACTGAGGCATCGGCTGTATTTGCATTTGGTGATGGTGTTGTGTAAATGACTGACACTTGGCCATCAGCAGAGTCAGCTACGAATGTCATGTCTTCTGGGCAAGAAATGTCTGGCGGTGCATCTGTATTGAGACGACATTGATTTCATTGACAATAGGTACTTTCCATGATACATTGAGAAATGTTAAACGTTCATGGCAAAGTGTGGCACTTACTACACCTTTTACGTTTGTTTTGACTACAACTAGTACTTTAAAATATACACATTGTTAGTAAGTTTAATTGctaatatgaatattttaatttttctagAACCACCTAATTGCTTCACAAGGTCAACGTCTCTTTAACAAATAATACTTGAAAAATGCAGACGGTATTGTCTGAACTCTCAGTATTCGTGAAAAGCAACACGGCCTCCGCCAAATGCTGTGTTGTACAATGATGATTGTGTcagttatatatattttttacataaaaataaacCTCTGACGTAAACACGATGACATGAGTTAAATCTCTGATTTATACCGTATACCGGTACTTACAAATAGTAACCGTGAAGTTGCAAGTGTCTTCATTTCCAAAGGCGTCAGTGATCGTACAGGTAATTATATGAGTACCAACACCGAGTGGTGTTCCTGATGGTTTGTCACATGTCACTGAGGCATTGGCTGTATTTGCATTTGGTGATGGTGTTGTGTAAATGACAGACACTTGGCCATCAGCAGAGTCAGCTACAAACTCCATGTCTTTAGGACAGGAAATATCCGGTGGTGCATCTGTATTGGAAGAAAAAATTTAAACTGATGATGCTATTCTGTCTAATATCTAAAAATCTATCAACACAGTGATATTAGATATTTAAACTCCAtcaagatattcaatgttaaaaatgaaagaataatatAAACAAATACTTACAAACGATAACAGTAAAAGAGCACGTATCTTCATTTCCAAAGGCATCTGTGATGATACATGTGATGTTATAAGTACCAACGCCCAATAGCGTTCCAGATGGGATGTCACATGTCACTTTAGTACCTGGTTTGTCTTGACTTGGCGTTGGTGGTGTGTAAGTGACATACACTTGGCCGTCGGCTGCATCAGCTACAAACTCCAAGTCATCCGGACATGAGATTTCTGGAGGAGGACCTGTAAGCAAAAGCGAAATTAAGCAGGCAACAAGATAGATAAATCATTTAAATCAGAGTGACAACGGATCTTGCACAGATAAAGTCCAACTAATTGAGGAAACAGTACTATCATTTCACTACCTTAAAGGTGTGATCATCAAGTGAGACTATTGGGATCTTGTGGGAACACATCAACTAAGAAGCATGGCAGTGTGTGGGAAGAATCGAGATTATTCCACTTATTCATGAATTTAATTTCTATCCGTAATAAAGGACAAGGGACGTTGGAATTACAGCAAAATTTTAGTATTCAGTGTAATGTTTTAAAAAGAAGCACTGTTCGGGAGCAAGGCATGAGGGAAAGAATGTGCCAGTTCATGTATATTGTATTCATGTACTTCCGACATCTGTACTTACAAACAATCACAGTGAAGTTGCAAGTATCTTCATTTCCAAAGGCGTCAGTGATCGTACAGGTAATTATATGAGTACCAACACCGAGTGGTGTTCCTGATGGTTTGTCACATGTCACTGAGGCATCGGCTGTATTTGCATTTGGTGATGGTGTTGTGTAAATGACTGACACTTGGCCATCAGCAGAGTCAGCTACGAATGTCATGTCTTCTGGGCAAGAAATGTCTGGCGGTGCATCTGTATTGAGACGACATTGATTTCATTGACAATAGGTACTTTCCATGATACATTGAGAAATGTTAAACGTTCATGGCAAAGTGTGGCACTTACTACACCTTTTACGTTTGTTTTGACTACAACTAGTACTTTAAAATATACACATTGTTAGTAAGTTTAATTGctaatatgaatattttaatttttctagAACCACCTAATTGCTTCACAAGGTCAACGTCTCTTTAACAAATAATACTTGAAAAATGCAGACGGTATTGTCTGAACTCTCAGTATTCGTGAAAAGCAACACGGCCTCCGCCAAATGCTGTGTTGTACAATGATGATTGTGTcagttatatatatttttacataGAAATAAACCTCTGACGTAAACACGATGACATGAGTTAAATCTCTGATTTACACCGTATACCGGTACTTACAAATAGTAACCGTGAAGTTGCAAGTGTCTTCATTTCCAAAGGCGTCAGTGATCGTACAGGTAATTATATGAGTACCAACACCGAGTGGTGTTCCTGATGGTGTGTCACATGTCACTGAGGCATTGGCTGTATTTGCATTTGGTGATGGTGTTGTGTAAATGACAGACACTTGGCCATCAGCAGAGTCAGCTACAAACTCCATGTCTTTAGGACAGGAAATATCCGGTGGTGCATCTGTaatgtaagaaaaaatttcaaactgatgATGCTATTCTGTCTAATATCTAAAAATCTATCAACACAGtaatattagatatttaaaCTCCAtcaagatattcaatgttaaaaatgaaagaataatatAAACAAATACTTACAAACGATAACAGTAAAAGAGCACGTATCTTCATTTCCAAAGGCATCTGTGATGATACATGTGATGTTATAAGTACCAACGCCCAATAGCGTTCCAGATGGGATGTCACATGTCACTTTAGTACCTGGTTTGTCTTGACTTGGCGTTGTGGTGTGTAAGTGACATACACTTGGCCGTCGGCTGCATCAGCTACAAACTCCAAGTCATCCGGACATGAGATTTCTGGAGGAGGACCTGTAAGCAAAAGCGAAATTAAGCAGGCAACAAGATAGATAAATCATTTAAATCAGAGTGACAACGGATCTTGCACAGATAAAGTCCAACTAATTGAGGAAACAGTACTATCATTTCACTACCTTAAAGGTGTGATCATCAAGTGAGACTATTGGGATCTTGTGGGAACACATCAACTAAGAAGCATGGCAGTGTGTGGGAAGAATCGAGATTATTCCACTTATTCATGAATTTAATTTCTATCCGTAATAAAGGACAAGGGACGTTGGAATTACAGCAAAATTTTAGTATTCAGTGTAATGTTTTAAAAAGAAGCACTGTTCGGGAGCAAGGCATGAGGAAAGAATGTGCCAGATCATGTATATTGTATTCATGTACTTCCGACATCTGTACTTACAAACAATCACAGTGAAGTTGCAAGTATCTTCATTTCCAAAGGCGTCAGTGATCGTACAGGTAATTATATGAGTACCAACACCGAGTGGTGTTCCTGATGGTTGTCACATGTCACTGAGGCATCGGCTGTATTTGCATTTGGTGATGGTGTTGTGTAAATGACAGACACTTGGCCATCAGCAGAGGCAGCTACGAATGTCATGTCTTCTGGGCAAGAAATGTCTGGCGGTGCATCTGTATTGAGACGACATGATTTCATTGACAATAGGTACTTTCCATGATACATTGAGAAATGTTAAACGTTCATGGCAAAGTGTGGCACTTACTACACCTTTTACGTTTGTTTTGACTACAACTCAGTACTTTAAAATATAACATTGTTAGTAAGTTTAATTGCtcatatgaatattttaatttttctggaACCACCTAATTACTTCACAAGGTCAACGTCTCTTTAAACAAATAATACTTGAAAATGCAGACGGTATTGTCTGAACTCTCAGTATTCGTGAAAAGCAACACGGCCTCCGCCAAATGCTGTGTTGTACAATGATGATTGTGTcagttatatatatttttacataGAAATAAACCTCTGACGTAAACACGATGACATGAGTTAAATCTCTGATTTACACCGTATACCGGTACTTACAAATAGTAACCGTGAAGTTGCAAGTGTCTTCATTTCCAAAGGCGTCAGTGATCGTACAGGTAATTATATGAGTACCAACACCGAGTGGTGTTCCTGATGGTTTGTCACATGTCACTGAGGCATTGGCTGTATTTGCATTTGGTGATGGTGTTGTGTAAATGACAGACACTTGGCCATCAGCAGAGTCAGCTACAAACTCCATGTCTTTAGGACAGGAAATATCCGGTGGTGCATCTGTATTGGAAGAAAAAATTTAAACTGATGATGCTATTCTGTCTAATATCTAAAAATCTATCAACACAGtaatattagatatttaaaCTCCAtcaagatattcaatgttaaaatgaaagaataatatAAACAAATACTTACAACGATAACAGTAAAAGAGCACGTATCTTCATTTCCAAAGGCATCTGTGATGATACATGTGATGTTATAAGTACCAACGCCCAATAGCGTTCCAGATGGGATGTCACATGTCACTTTAGTACCTGGTTTGTCTTGACTTGGCGTTGGTGGTGTGTAAGTGACATACACTTGGCCGTCGGCTGCATCAGCTACAAACTCCAAGTCATCCGGACATGAGATTTCTG is a window encoding:
- the LOC139142028 gene encoding hyalin-like isoform X1; protein product: MEFVADSADGQVSVIYTTPSPNANTANASVTCDTPSGTPLGVGTHIITCTITDAFGNEDTCNFTVTIYAPPDISCPEDMTFVADSADGQVSVIYTTPSPNANTADASVTCDKPSGTPLGVGTHIITCTITDAFGNEDTCNFTVIVCPPPEISCPDDLEFVADAADGQVYVTYTPPTPSQDKPGTKVTCDIPSGTLLGVGTYNITCIITDAFGNEDTCSFTVIVYAPPDISCPKDMEFVADSADGQVSVIYTTPSPNANTANASVTCDKPSGTPLGVGTHIITCTITDAFGNEDTCNFTVTIYAPPDISCPEDMEFVADSADGQVSVIYTTPSPNANTANASVTCDTPSGTPLGVGTHIITCTITDVFGNEDTCNFTVTIYAPPDISCPEDMEFVADSADGQVSVIYTTPSQMQIQPMPQ
- the LOC139142028 gene encoding hyalin-like isoform X2, with the protein product MEFVADSADGQVSVIYTTPSPNANTANASVTCDTPSGTPLGVGTHIITCTITDAFGNEDTCNFTVTIYAPPDISCPEDMTFVADSADGQVSVIYTTPSPNANTADASVTCDKPSGTPLGVGTHIITCTITDAFGNEDTCNFTVIVCPPPEISCPDDLEFVADAADGQVYVTYTPPTPSQDKPGTKVTCDIPSGTLLGVGTYNITCIITDAFGNEDTCSFTVIVYAPPDISCPKDMEFVADSADGQVSVIYTTPSPNANTANASVTCDKPSGTPLGVGTHIITCTITDAFGNEDTCNFTVTIYAPPDISCPEDMTFVADSADGQVSVIYTTPSPNANTADASVTCDKPSGTPLVLVLI